The Caloenas nicobarica isolate bCalNic1 chromosome Z, bCalNic1.hap1, whole genome shotgun sequence genome has a segment encoding these proteins:
- the LOC136002603 gene encoding very-long-chain enoyl-CoA reductase-like: MGGRAGFFEVEILDWKTKKLLCFLDKVEPNATIREIRLMFHKSYPRWYPARQSIKLDPKGKSLRDEEILQHLPVGTTATLYFKDLGPQIGWTTVFLIEYTGPLFIYFLFYFRMPFVYGLDERFTSSPHPVVNLACICHSFHYIKRLIETVFVHRFSHGTMPLRNIVKNCLYYWGFAAWLAYYINHPLYTPPSYGKKQINFAVIMFLLCEAGNFSIHVALSDLRRNGSKTRKIPYPTKNPFTWLFFFVSCPNYTYEVGTWISFTIMTQCVPVGLFTLLCFIQMTIWAKDKHCTYLREFKDYPSLRMPIIPFLL, from the exons ATGGGCGGCAGAGCCGGCTTCTTCGAG GTGGAAATCCTTGATTGGAAGACAAAGAAACTGCTATGCTTCCTAGATAAg GTGGAACCAAATGCTACAATTAGGGAGATCAGATTGATGTTCCATAAATCAT ATCCTCGGTGGTATCCAGCAAGACAGTCGATAAAACTTGATCCAA aaGGAAAGTCCCTGAGAGATGAGGAAATCCTGCAGCACCTCCCTGTTGGCACAACTGCTACCTTATACTTTAAAGATTTAGGGCCACAGATAGGATGGACTACG GTATTTTTGATAGAATATACAGGTCCATTGTtcatctattttctgttttatttccgCATGCCTTTTGTCTATGGACTGGATGAGAGGTTTACATCAAGCCCACATCCAGTAGTTAA CTTGGCATGTATCTGCCATTCTTTCCACTACATCAAAAGGTTGATTGAAACAGTATTTGTTCATCGGTTCTCCCATGGGACTATGCCACTGAGGAATATTGTGAAG AACTGCTTGTATTACTGGGGATTTGCAGCTTGGCTTGCTTATTACATCAATCATCCTCTTTACACTCCTCCTT cttATGGGAAAAAACAGATAAATTTTGCTGTGATCATGTTTCTG CTGTGTGAAGCCGGAAATTTTTCCATTCATGTTGCACTCAGTGACCTCCGGAGAAACG GATCCAAAACCCGTAAGATCCCATATCCAACAAAGAATCCTTTCACAtggctgtttttctttgtatcttGCCCTAACTACACGTATGAG GTGGGGACCTGGATCAGTTTCACTATCATGACTCAGTGTGTTCCAG TGGGGCTGTTCACCTTGCTTTGCTTCATTCAGATGACAATCTGGGCAAAGGATAAACACTGCACCTACCTACGAGAATTCAAGGATTATCCAAGTCTTCGAATGCCAATTATTCCCTTTTTGTTGTAA
- the GCLM gene encoding glutamate--cysteine ligase regulatory subunit, with product MGTDGARALLERAGTLTLQTGNLLNWGCPRKKCPSTPAEEVRDCIQKTLTEWSSKIAQDLNQEILEVLECKVDSAIEKINPEERDELKVSAKLFIVGSNSSSIRDAVDLACSALGVAQLDSVIIAPPPVEDGTSLSLEYLQPYWQELENLVQNKKIVAIGTSDLDKTLLEQLYLWAQVKPSSNQVNLASCCVMPPDLTAFAKQFDIQLLTHNDPKELLGEASFQEVLQETIQNMKAHEWIPLWLLRYSVIVKSRGIIKSKGYIVQAKRNAS from the exons ATGGGGACGGACGGCGCCCGCGCTCTGCTGGAGCGGGCGGGCACCCTCACCCTGCAGACCGGCAACCTCCTCAACTGGGGCTGCCCGCGCAAGAAGTGCCCGTCCACCCCCGCCGAGGAG gTGCGGGACTGTATTCAGAAAACGCTGACAGAATGGAGCTCAAAGATTGCACAAGATCTGAATCAG GAAATACTGGAGGTTCTGGAATGTAAAGTAGATTCAgctatagaaaaaataaatcctgaagAAAGGGATGAGTTGAAAGTATCAG CAAAACTTTTCATCGTTGGATCAAACTCTTCATCAATCAGAGACGCAGTTGACTTGG CATGTTCTGCCCTTGGAGTTGCTCAGTTAGACTCAGTCATTATTGCCCCACCTCCTGTTGAAGATGGAACTAGCCTTTCGTTGGAGTATCTACAACCTTATTGGCAAGAACTTGAAAATCtagttcaaaacaaaaagattgtTGCCATAGGTACTTCTGACCTAGATAAAACACTGTTAGAGCAGCTGTACCTGTGGGCGCAG GTGAAACCAAGTAGTAATCAGGTGAACCTAGCTTCCTGTTGTGTGATGCCACCTGATCTCACAGCATTTGCAAAACAGTTTGACATACAGCTGTTAACTCACAATGACCCAAAAG AATTACTTGGTGAAGCAAGTTTCCAAGAAGTTCTTCAGGAAACCATCCAGAACATGAAAGCACATGAGTGGATTCCTTTATGGCTTCTCCGGTATTCAGTCATTGttaaaagcagaggaattatCAAGTCCAAAGGCTATATCGTGCAAGCTAAAAGAAATGCCTCTTAA